Proteins encoded within one genomic window of Deltaproteobacteria bacterium:
- the gnd gene encoding decarboxylating 6-phosphogluconate dehydrogenase gives MRIAMVGLGRMGMNMTKRLLLGGHEVIAYTRDKKKIEEAERSGATGVANLKELVDALKPPRIIWMMVPAGEATEEMIRGLRKHLSKGDILIDGGNTFYKDDIRRYGDLLEDGINYMDVGTSGGIWGLEVGYCLMIGGEKKDFDTLEPVFKTLAPKDGYLYCGLPGAGHFVKMVHNGIEYGLMQAYGEGFEIINESRYKDGVDLSKVAGLWNRGSVVRSWLLELLESALTKDPGLKNIKGYVDDSGEGRWTVNEAVELGVSAPVITESLFRRFRSRQEDSFGEKVLAALRQEFGGHAVKKS, from the coding sequence ATGCGTATTGCCATGGTCGGGCTCGGCAGGATGGGCATGAACATGACCAAGCGGCTGCTTCTTGGCGGCCACGAGGTCATCGCCTATACGAGAGATAAAAAGAAAATCGAAGAGGCCGAAAGAAGCGGCGCAACAGGGGTGGCTAACCTGAAGGAACTCGTAGACGCTTTGAAGCCGCCGCGCATCATATGGATGATGGTCCCTGCGGGAGAGGCAACCGAGGAGATGATACGGGGGCTTAGAAAGCATCTTTCAAAGGGTGATATACTCATAGACGGCGGAAACACCTTTTATAAAGACGACATCAGGCGTTATGGCGATTTACTCGAGGACGGCATCAACTATATGGATGTCGGCACGAGCGGCGGCATCTGGGGCCTGGAGGTCGGCTATTGCCTGATGATAGGCGGCGAGAAAAAGGACTTCGATACATTAGAGCCTGTGTTTAAAACCCTTGCCCCGAAGGACGGCTACCTGTACTGCGGCCTGCCCGGGGCAGGGCACTTTGTGAAGATGGTGCATAACGGCATCGAGTACGGCCTTATGCAGGCATACGGCGAAGGGTTCGAGATAATAAATGAGTCTCGCTATAAAGACGGCGTTGACTTATCGAAGGTGGCCGGGCTCTGGAACCGGGGAAGTGTCGTGAGGTCGTGGCTTCTCGAGCTTTTAGAAAGCGCGCTTACGAAAGACCCGGGGCTAAAGAACATAAAGGGCTATGTCGATGATTCGGGCGAAGGTAGATGGACGGTGAACGAGGCGGTCGAGCTTGGCGTGAGCGCGCCTGTGATAACCGAATCGCTTTTCAGGCGTTTTAGATCGAGGCAGGAGGATTCCTTTGGAGAAAAGGTGCTTGCCGCGCTAAGGCAGGAATTTGGCGGCCACGCAGTAAAGAAAAGTTAG
- the aspS gene encoding aspartate--tRNA ligase, which translates to MESLGGWKRSCYAADSAALKAGDTVTLMGWVQRRRDHGGLIFVDMRDRSGLVQLVFNPEEQPDAHKKAHSIRNEFVIAVKGAISPRPEGTENQELKTGKIEVKCSELKILSDAATLPFMVEDDTDAGEDVRLKYRYLDLRRPKLQFNLMLRHQVAMIARNYLSARGFLEMETPMLTKSTPEGARDFLVPSRLTKGAFFALPQSPQIFKQILMISGYDRYFQIVKCFRDEDLRADRQPEFTQIDAEMSFVEKDDVIECMEGLMATVFKEVMGVEVKLPIPRLSYADAVGRFGLDAPDTRFGMELKDLTSIARGCGLKVFAEVASSGGLVKAINASGGATLSRKDLDDLTAFAAVYGAKGLAWVKLTDEGWQSPIAKFFKDDEKAAIEKTLEAKKGDLLLFSADKPGIVNTVLGRLRLEMARRLSVLPKTGYNFVWVTDFPMFEYNDDEKRFQAMHHPFTSPLDEDVDKLDSSNKDGMLSARAKAYDLVLNGSEIGGGSIRIHSSAVQSKIFGLLGIGEAEARQKFGFLLDALSFGTPPHGGIAFGLDRLIAIMTASESIRDVIAFPKTQKGFCPMSEAPGEVDKKQLDELSIRVTKKD; encoded by the coding sequence TTGGAAAGTCTCGGAGGATGGAAAAGGAGTTGTTACGCTGCCGATTCGGCCGCGTTAAAGGCCGGCGACACGGTAACGCTGATGGGCTGGGTCCAGCGTAGGCGCGACCACGGGGGGCTGATATTCGTGGATATGCGCGACAGAAGCGGCCTGGTGCAGCTGGTGTTCAATCCGGAAGAGCAGCCAGATGCGCATAAAAAGGCGCATTCCATACGTAACGAGTTCGTCATCGCGGTAAAGGGCGCTATATCGCCGCGCCCGGAGGGCACCGAGAACCAGGAGCTTAAGACCGGAAAGATAGAGGTAAAGTGCTCGGAGCTTAAAATCCTTAGCGATGCCGCAACGTTGCCGTTCATGGTCGAGGATGACACCGATGCCGGAGAGGACGTGCGGCTAAAGTATCGCTATCTTGACCTTAGAAGGCCAAAGCTCCAGTTCAACCTCATGCTAAGACACCAGGTCGCCATGATAGCGAGGAACTACCTCTCTGCCAGGGGTTTTCTCGAGATGGAAACCCCGATGCTAACAAAGAGCACGCCCGAGGGCGCAAGGGACTTTCTCGTGCCAAGCCGCTTAACCAAGGGCGCGTTCTTCGCTCTTCCCCAGTCCCCGCAGATATTCAAGCAGATACTAATGATATCGGGGTATGACCGTTACTTTCAAATCGTAAAGTGCTTTCGAGACGAGGACCTTAGGGCAGACCGCCAGCCCGAGTTCACGCAGATAGACGCGGAGATGAGCTTTGTCGAGAAAGACGACGTCATCGAGTGTATGGAAGGGCTGATGGCAACGGTCTTTAAGGAGGTTATGGGTGTGGAGGTAAAGTTGCCCATACCGAGGCTTAGTTACGCAGACGCTGTGGGCAGGTTCGGTCTCGACGCGCCTGATACGCGTTTTGGAATGGAGCTTAAGGATTTAACCTCCATAGCAAGGGGCTGCGGCTTGAAGGTCTTTGCCGAAGTCGCAAGTTCCGGAGGACTTGTAAAGGCCATAAATGCTTCCGGCGGAGCAACTTTATCCAGAAAGGACCTTGATGACCTGACGGCATTTGCGGCGGTGTACGGCGCAAAGGGGCTTGCGTGGGTGAAATTGACTGACGAAGGCTGGCAGTCGCCTATTGCAAAGTTTTTTAAGGACGATGAAAAGGCCGCGATAGAAAAGACGCTCGAGGCAAAGAAGGGAGATCTGCTTCTTTTCTCCGCAGATAAGCCAGGTATCGTAAACACCGTGCTCGGAAGATTAAGGCTTGAGATGGCAAGAAGGCTTTCCGTGCTTCCGAAGACCGGCTATAACTTCGTCTGGGTAACGGACTTTCCGATGTTCGAGTATAACGACGACGAAAAGCGTTTTCAGGCCATGCACCATCCCTTTACCTCGCCGCTTGACGAGGATGTCGACAAGCTCGACTCCTCCAACAAGGACGGCATGCTTTCTGCCAGAGCAAAGGCCTACGACCTTGTGCTAAACGGAAGCGAGATAGGCGGAGGCTCGATAAGGATACATTCGAGTGCTGTGCAGTCGAAGATATTCGGGCTTCTCGGCATAGGAGAAGCAGAGGCAAGGCAGAAGTTCGGCTTCCTTCTTGACGCGCTTAGCTTCGGCACGCCGCCGCACGGCGGCATAGCATTTGGCCTCGACCGCCTGATAGCCATAATGACTGCAAGCGAGTCGATTCGCGACGTCATAGCCTTCCCAAAGACCCAAAAGGGCTTTTGCCCCATGAGCGAGGCCCCGGGCGAGGTCGATAAAAAGCAGCTTGATGAGCTTTCCATAAGGGTTACGAAGAAGGATTAA
- the glk gene encoding glucokinase, which translates to MKPRVIAFDIGGTKTNAAAFGIDKKGRLIELVFGRFKNSEFGSAEAVVRAFLTLVPKTESLAIAVAAPVNNNRAVLVNIDWKIDANVIAKKYGFKRAVLLNDLEAAVIGVGALNVSDFSVLQKGRARQGNIVMVAPGTGLGEAALVGTCCTVVATEGGHADFAPQNKTEDALLLFLRKKYGHVSYERVLSGRGIGDIYDFLMSGREVPPRTKERFNVDDKAAVISGEAMRKGGDKVCKKALEVFMSVLGAEAGNMALKTLSTGGVFIGGGIAPKIITALKKDKAFIRAFHAKGRFRAFMKDIPVKAVMNDKCALYGAALSGL; encoded by the coding sequence ATGAAACCGCGCGTTATAGCATTTGACATAGGCGGAACAAAGACCAATGCAGCTGCCTTTGGAATAGACAAGAAGGGGCGGCTCATCGAGCTTGTGTTCGGGAGGTTTAAGAATTCCGAGTTCGGGAGTGCAGAGGCTGTGGTGCGCGCGTTTCTTACCCTTGTGCCAAAGACCGAAAGCCTGGCCATTGCCGTTGCCGCGCCCGTAAATAATAACCGCGCTGTTCTTGTCAATATCGACTGGAAGATAGATGCCAATGTAATAGCGAAAAAGTACGGCTTTAAGCGAGCAGTTCTTCTAAACGACCTTGAGGCCGCTGTAATTGGTGTTGGCGCGCTTAATGTCTCCGATTTCTCGGTGCTTCAAAAAGGCAGGGCAAGGCAAGGCAATATCGTCATGGTAGCTCCAGGCACGGGGCTTGGTGAGGCCGCTCTTGTCGGCACGTGTTGCACGGTCGTTGCAACTGAGGGCGGGCACGCGGACTTTGCGCCGCAAAACAAGACAGAGGATGCGCTACTTTTGTTCCTTAGAAAAAAATACGGGCACGTGAGCTATGAAAGAGTGCTTTCTGGTAGAGGCATAGGCGATATCTATGATTTTCTAATGTCCGGAAGGGAAGTCCCTCCTCGAACAAAAGAACGTTTTAATGTAGACGATAAGGCAGCCGTGATATCCGGCGAGGCCATGCGTAAGGGCGGCGACAAGGTATGTAAAAAGGCGCTTGAGGTCTTTATGTCGGTGCTTGGCGCCGAGGCAGGGAACATGGCTCTAAAAACGCTTTCAACAGGAGGCGTGTTCATTGGCGGAGGCATCGCGCCAAAAATCATCACGGCGCTAAAAAAGGACAAGGCCTTTATCCGCGCTTTCCACGCCAAGGGCAGGTTCAGGGCCTTTATGAAGGATATTCCCGTTAAGGCCGTTATGAACGACAAGTGCGCGCTCTACGGCGCCGCTCTATCAGGGCTTTAA
- the panC gene encoding pantoate--beta-alanine ligase, whose translation MKVIDTVGGMRSYSAAQKREGQTLAFVPTMGYLHEGHLELVKVAKGLCDKVVVSVFVNPLQFGPNEDFARYPRDIERDKRLCEGSGVDAFFMPSADVMYPGGESVGTKVEVEGLSEKLCGKSRPGHFKGVTTVVTKLFNIVAPDKAVFGLKDYQQQLIIRRMVVDLNMDIEIVSVPTVREADGLAMSSRNKYLSTEERLAARAIPAALDAASLAFGEGDRKAGVIIEKMRKIMAKEPLVMVEYLHVCSPETLDDIEDIKGRALVAVAVKVGNTRLIDNRVLEDSGPRTNR comes from the coding sequence ATGAAGGTGATAGACACAGTAGGCGGGATGCGCTCTTATTCGGCCGCGCAAAAGAGAGAGGGCCAAACGCTCGCTTTTGTGCCGACCATGGGGTATCTGCACGAAGGCCACCTTGAGCTCGTGAAGGTGGCAAAGGGGCTTTGCGATAAGGTCGTGGTTAGCGTGTTCGTAAACCCTTTGCAGTTCGGGCCAAACGAGGATTTTGCCAGATACCCGAGAGACATCGAGCGGGATAAAAGGCTTTGTGAAGGTTCAGGCGTGGACGCGTTCTTTATGCCGTCTGCGGATGTAATGTATCCGGGCGGCGAGTCCGTTGGTACCAAGGTCGAGGTCGAAGGGTTGTCTGAAAAGCTTTGCGGCAAATCAAGACCCGGGCACTTTAAGGGGGTTACGACGGTCGTTACGAAGCTCTTTAACATAGTGGCCCCGGATAAGGCAGTGTTTGGGCTTAAGGATTATCAGCAGCAGCTTATAATAAGGCGCATGGTGGTCGACTTAAACATGGATATAGAGATAGTGTCGGTGCCGACGGTAAGGGAGGCTGACGGGCTCGCGATGAGCTCGAGAAATAAGTACCTTTCTACAGAGGAGAGGCTTGCCGCAAGGGCCATTCCGGCTGCCCTGGACGCGGCCTCCCTGGCCTTTGGGGAAGGGGATAGGAAGGCAGGGGTAATAATAGAAAAGATGAGGAAAATCATGGCGAAAGAGCCGCTCGTCATGGTAGAATACTTGCACGTGTGTTCGCCCGAAACACTCGACGATATCGAGGACATAAAGGGCAGGGCGCTCGTTGCGGTTGCAGTAAAAGTCGGCAATACGAGGCTTATCGATAACCGCGTGCTCGAGGACTCGGGGCCGCGGACAAACCGCTAA
- the pgl gene encoding 6-phosphogluconolactonase, producing MRLVVSKDIDGLSNKAAEFFFEKAVAAIEKSGRVAVALSGGSTPVLLYRLLASKENAGRVDWNKVHFFFGDERCVAPGSKDSNFRMANEALFLPLGINQKNIHRIKGEEEPAKAAAIYEAEVREFFCADPKETPRFDLVLLGLGEDCHTLSLFPGTKALSEDKRLVAGNYVNRLDSWRVTATFSLTNAAHAAAFLVSGEVKAGALKTALSKDVSIADCPASGIRLSEGELVWFTDEAAASLLRA from the coding sequence ATGAGGCTCGTGGTTTCAAAGGACATCGACGGTTTAAGTAATAAGGCGGCAGAGTTCTTTTTTGAAAAGGCAGTGGCTGCCATAGAAAAGAGTGGGCGTGTTGCAGTTGCACTGTCTGGCGGTTCAACCCCGGTTCTCTTGTACAGGCTTCTCGCGTCAAAGGAAAACGCAGGGCGAGTTGATTGGAATAAGGTTCACTTCTTCTTTGGCGACGAGAGGTGCGTTGCGCCTGGTAGTAAGGACAGTAATTTCCGTATGGCCAATGAGGCGCTTTTCCTGCCGCTTGGCATAAATCAAAAAAACATACACCGTATAAAGGGCGAGGAAGAGCCGGCAAAGGCCGCTGCCATCTACGAGGCAGAGGTAAGGGAGTTTTTTTGCGCGGACCCCAAAGAAACGCCGCGCTTCGACCTCGTGCTGCTTGGGCTTGGCGAAGACTGCCACACGCTTTCCCTATTTCCAGGCACAAAGGCGTTAAGTGAAGATAAGCGGCTTGTTGCCGGAAATTACGTAAACCGCCTTGATTCATGGCGCGTGACCGCTACATTTAGCCTTACCAACGCTGCCCATGCGGCCGCGTTTCTCGTAAGCGGCGAAGTTAAGGCCGGAGCCCTTAAAACGGCCCTTTCAAAGGACGTGTCCATAGCCGACTGTCCGGCCTCCGGCATACGGCTTTCTGAAGGCGAGCTTGTATGGTTTACGGACGAGGCAGCGGCCTCGCTTCTAAGGGCTTGA
- a CDS encoding glucose-6-phosphate isomerase: MGGFDDLGGSRARYNLGAPGSLAKTAVSGLVRRGFLRKLWAKDASLWKNTPEHAAIIENSLGWLVVPGLMKVKADELTAFAEEARSAGFTDAVLLGMGGSSLAPLVYKDILGVRHGFLRLHVLDSTDPAAIRRVEKSVNAAKTLFIVASKSGTTIEPNCLYEYFLDKVKNVKGKGAGSNFVAITDPGTVLESLARKAGFRKTFVNRSDIGGRYSALSYFGLVPAALIGVDIKKFLSSALQMLSECSPGVKEVFSPGAVLGGALGGLAKAGRNKVTFFLAPELESFSLWLEQLIAESTGKERKGIVPVSGEPRVTEAAYSSDRVFVTIGLKGKKEPGAAASLIKRRQPVVSITLDDAYDIAGEMVRWEVATAAAGSILGINPFDQPDVEDAKKRARAVLGDFEKNKASGIPYRMILDDKDMAVYINKPGQRITGVGRKPKDALKKIFTSLKKGSYLALLPYLDMDDAALKGPLDAVRKAVLLKTKKTTLFGFGPRYLHSTGQLHKGGPRGGAFFFMISDGGVDASIPGKAYSFASLERAQLLGDMDALGAKGKAAALFVLKGKVAVSLESAAALIKAALK, translated from the coding sequence ATGGGCGGTTTCGACGACCTTGGCGGAAGCAGGGCGCGCTATAATCTCGGGGCGCCGGGTTCTTTGGCAAAGACCGCTGTAAGCGGCCTTGTGCGAAGGGGGTTTCTTCGAAAACTCTGGGCAAAGGACGCCTCTCTCTGGAAAAACACCCCGGAACACGCGGCAATCATAGAAAACTCGCTTGGCTGGCTAGTTGTGCCGGGGCTGATGAAGGTAAAGGCAGACGAGCTCACGGCATTTGCCGAAGAGGCGCGTAGCGCCGGGTTTACCGACGCCGTGCTTCTTGGCATGGGAGGATCGAGCCTTGCGCCACTGGTATATAAGGATATTCTAGGCGTGCGGCACGGCTTTCTTAGGCTCCATGTGCTCGACTCGACCGACCCCGCTGCAATAAGGCGTGTCGAGAAATCTGTAAACGCCGCAAAAACGCTTTTCATAGTCGCAAGCAAATCCGGCACCACCATAGAACCAAACTGCCTCTACGAATATTTCCTCGACAAGGTAAAGAATGTAAAGGGCAAGGGCGCGGGAAGTAACTTTGTCGCCATAACCGACCCGGGCACGGTGCTCGAGTCCCTTGCCAGGAAGGCGGGGTTTAGAAAGACCTTCGTAAACCGCTCTGACATAGGCGGGCGCTACTCCGCGCTTTCTTACTTCGGCCTTGTGCCTGCGGCGTTAATCGGCGTTGACATAAAGAAGTTTTTATCCTCCGCGCTTCAGATGCTCTCCGAATGCTCTCCCGGAGTTAAAGAGGTATTTAGCCCGGGTGCGGTTCTCGGAGGGGCGCTTGGCGGGCTTGCCAAGGCCGGAAGAAATAAGGTGACGTTCTTTCTTGCCCCCGAGCTTGAGAGCTTTTCTCTCTGGCTCGAGCAGCTCATAGCGGAAAGCACGGGTAAGGAGCGTAAGGGCATCGTTCCTGTAAGCGGCGAGCCGAGGGTTACAGAGGCCGCGTACTCATCTGATCGCGTGTTCGTTACAATAGGGCTAAAGGGCAAAAAGGAGCCGGGAGCCGCGGCCTCTCTCATAAAAAGGAGGCAGCCGGTCGTTTCCATAACCCTTGACGACGCCTACGATATAGCGGGAGAAATGGTAAGGTGGGAGGTTGCAACCGCTGCGGCAGGGTCTATACTCGGTATAAACCCGTTTGACCAGCCCGACGTCGAAGACGCGAAGAAGAGGGCAAGGGCAGTGCTCGGCGATTTCGAGAAAAATAAGGCCTCCGGCATACCGTATAGAATGATACTCGACGATAAGGATATGGCTGTTTATATAAACAAGCCCGGCCAGAGGATAACGGGTGTGGGCAGAAAGCCCAAAGACGCGTTGAAAAAAATATTTACCTCGCTTAAAAAAGGCTCGTACCTGGCGCTCCTGCCTTATCTTGATATGGACGACGCGGCTCTTAAGGGGCCGCTTGATGCCGTGAGAAAGGCCGTGCTGCTAAAGACCAAGAAGACGACCCTTTTCGGCTTTGGCCCGCGCTACCTGCATTCCACAGGGCAGCTCCATAAGGGCGGGCCAAGGGGCGGCGCGTTTTTCTTTATGATATCGGATGGCGGAGTGGATGCGTCAATACCCGGGAAGGCGTATTCGTTTGCCTCACTCGAGAGGGCGCAGCTTCTTGGCGACATGGACGCTCTTGGCGCAAAGGGCAAGGCCGCGGCGCTCTTTGTTTTGAAGGGTAAGGTGGCGGTCTCGCTGGAAAGCGCAGCCGCGCTTATTAAGGCCGCGCTTAAGTAG
- the tkt gene encoding transketolase, which translates to MENKNNHIDELCINTIRFLSVDAVEKAKSGHPGMPMGDAKMAYALWKKFLRHSPKNPKWAGRDRFVLSAGHGSMLLYSLLHLTGYDLTIDDLKNFRQWGSHTPGHPEYDLKRGIETTTGPLGQGFANGVGMAIAQKYLADRYNKPGHNLFDYFIYAITSDGDLMEGVSNEAASIAGHLGLGHIVYLYSDNKITIEGSTDIAFTEDVGKRFEALKWHVVRADGNDLDGITHAIDEARKEKTRPSLVIVRTNIGFGSPAKQDSSEAHGSPLGPDEAKAAKKKLGWPDDAPEFHVPQEVAKAMNAAVEKGEFLEKEWNSNFHHYEKAFPELAKEVKAILSGNFDTGWESDLPKFSAKDSAVATRSVSGKVLNAIAKKTPFLIGGSADLAPSNNTFLKDMGVFEPGKSGRNIHYGVREHAMGSIMNGIAQGGILIPYGGTFLVFSDYMRPAIRVAALSGFHVIYVFTHDSIGLGEDGPTHQPIEHLSALRAMPNLTVLRPADAVETVEAWRIALKRNKGPVALSLTRQNLPVIDREKYGKSTVADIARGGYVIAGADSTPEVVLIATGSEVEIALGAYDKLQAKGVKARVVSMPATNIFDEQDEAYRNSVLPPTVKTRIAIEAGCTHGWHKYTSSHGEVIGIDRFGASAPYKTIYEKLGLTADNVSTRALKLLGK; encoded by the coding sequence ATGGAAAATAAGAACAATCACATTGACGAGCTTTGCATAAATACCATACGTTTTCTCTCCGTGGACGCGGTCGAAAAGGCCAAGAGCGGGCACCCTGGCATGCCCATGGGGGATGCCAAGATGGCATATGCGCTCTGGAAAAAGTTTCTACGCCACAGCCCGAAGAACCCGAAATGGGCAGGAAGGGACCGCTTTGTTCTCTCTGCCGGGCACGGCAGCATGCTGCTTTACTCTCTTTTGCATCTTACAGGCTACGATCTTACAATCGATGACTTGAAGAATTTTCGGCAGTGGGGAAGTCACACCCCAGGGCATCCGGAGTACGACTTGAAGCGCGGCATCGAGACAACTACCGGCCCGCTTGGGCAGGGGTTTGCCAACGGTGTGGGCATGGCGATTGCGCAAAAATACCTTGCAGACCGCTATAACAAGCCAGGCCACAATCTGTTCGATTACTTTATTTATGCCATAACGAGCGACGGCGATTTAATGGAGGGCGTATCGAACGAGGCCGCGAGCATCGCAGGGCATCTCGGGCTCGGGCATATAGTGTATTTATATTCCGATAATAAGATAACCATCGAAGGCTCTACCGATATCGCCTTTACCGAGGATGTCGGGAAAAGGTTCGAGGCCCTTAAGTGGCACGTTGTCAGGGCCGATGGTAATGACCTTGACGGTATCACGCACGCAATAGACGAAGCGAGAAAAGAGAAGACCAGACCTTCGCTCGTAATAGTGAGAACGAACATAGGGTTTGGAAGCCCCGCTAAGCAGGACTCGAGCGAGGCCCACGGCTCGCCGCTTGGCCCTGATGAGGCAAAGGCAGCGAAGAAGAAGCTTGGGTGGCCTGACGACGCCCCTGAGTTCCATGTGCCACAGGAAGTAGCAAAGGCCATGAACGCGGCAGTTGAAAAGGGCGAGTTCCTTGAAAAGGAATGGAACTCGAACTTCCATCATTATGAAAAGGCATTCCCTGAGCTTGCCAAGGAAGTGAAGGCCATTTTATCGGGAAACTTCGATACGGGCTGGGAATCGGATCTTCCGAAGTTTAGCGCAAAGGACTCGGCCGTTGCGACAAGGAGCGTTTCTGGAAAGGTGCTCAATGCCATTGCAAAGAAGACGCCGTTCCTGATAGGCGGTTCGGCAGACCTTGCGCCGTCAAACAATACTTTTCTAAAAGATATGGGCGTGTTCGAGCCCGGCAAGTCCGGCAGGAATATCCATTACGGTGTGCGCGAGCACGCAATGGGCTCCATAATGAACGGCATTGCCCAGGGCGGCATACTTATTCCCTACGGCGGAACGTTTCTCGTGTTCTCGGATTACATGAGGCCGGCAATACGCGTTGCCGCGCTCTCGGGCTTCCACGTTATATACGTGTTTACGCACGATTCGATCGGCCTTGGCGAGGACGGCCCCACGCACCAGCCAATAGAGCACCTCTCTGCCTTGCGTGCCATGCCAAACCTTACGGTACTAAGGCCTGCTGACGCGGTTGAAACGGTCGAGGCATGGAGGATAGCGCTTAAGAGGAATAAGGGCCCCGTGGCGCTCTCTCTTACGAGGCAGAACCTTCCTGTGATAGACAGGGAAAAATACGGCAAATCAACCGTTGCAGATATTGCCAGAGGCGGCTACGTCATAGCGGGCGCCGACTCAACCCCCGAGGTCGTGCTTATTGCAACAGGCTCGGAGGTGGAGATAGCGCTTGGAGCCTACGATAAGCTCCAGGCAAAGGGCGTTAAGGCCAGGGTTGTCAGCATGCCGGCAACCAATATATTCGATGAGCAGGATGAGGCCTACAGGAACTCGGTACTGCCGCCGACGGTAAAGACGCGCATTGCCATAGAGGCCGGGTGCACGCACGGATGGCATAAGTACACGAGCAGCCACGGCGAGGTAATAGGAATAGACAGGTTCGGGGCTTCGGCGCCGTACAAGACGATATACGAAAAGCTCGGGCTGACAGCGGATAATGTCAGCACCCGGGCGCTTAAGCTTCTTGGCAAGTAA
- a CDS encoding aspartate 1-decarboxylase, which yields MQYTMLKCKIHRATVTDANVNYEGSIAVDKTLLETSGILEFEKVEIYNITNGNRFQTYAIEAPSGSGTISINGAAAHLAKPGDIIIIAAYAVMEEVEARRHKPVLVYVDEKNAVRKVSSVLAGGL from the coding sequence ATGCAGTACACGATGCTGAAATGTAAAATTCATCGCGCTACGGTCACTGACGCGAACGTTAACTATGAAGGAAGCATTGCCGTTGATAAGACGCTTCTCGAGACCTCGGGCATACTCGAGTTCGAGAAGGTCGAGATATATAATATAACCAACGGTAACCGCTTTCAGACCTACGCCATCGAGGCCCCTTCGGGGAGCGGCACGATATCCATAAACGGAGCTGCCGCGCACCTGGCAAAGCCAGGGGACATAATAATCATAGCGGCCTACGCCGTGATGGAGGAAGTTGAGGCAAGGCGTCATAAGCCGGTGCTCGTGTACGTTGACGAAAAGAACGCGGTAAGGAAAGTTTCCAGCGTCCTTGCCGGGGGCTTATGA
- a CDS encoding DUF502 domain-containing protein, translating into MKKKTRKLIRDYFVTGLLIVIPFYLAVYVLSLIVGAMDSLLNYLPEASRPETYLGFKIPGLGVIFTVVLIFGVGLVAKNFLGNKLVGLSEWIIERMPIMNSIYKGSKQFLETFFSKESTGFQKVVLVEYPRKGMYGMGFVTGKAKGEVQYKTKEDTVNVFIPTTPNPTSGFYFAVPEREIIELDMSVEDAFKLVISGGMVVPPYDPLHPPVRKKADDDDDDDDEEKGNAAADTVKKDK; encoded by the coding sequence ATGAAGAAAAAAACAAGGAAGCTTATACGTGATTACTTCGTAACCGGGCTCCTTATAGTAATACCGTTTTATCTGGCGGTTTACGTGCTTAGCCTGATTGTCGGGGCCATGGACTCGCTCCTTAACTATCTGCCGGAGGCATCGAGGCCGGAGACGTACCTTGGCTTCAAGATACCGGGGCTCGGCGTCATATTCACGGTTGTCCTGATATTCGGTGTCGGGCTTGTGGCCAAGAATTTTCTTGGCAATAAGCTTGTTGGTTTAAGCGAATGGATAATCGAGCGGATGCCGATAATGAACTCCATATACAAGGGCTCGAAGCAGTTTTTGGAGACGTTTTTTTCGAAGGAGTCGACCGGATTTCAGAAGGTCGTCCTGGTCGAGTACCCGCGCAAAGGCATGTACGGCATGGGGTTTGTTACAGGAAAGGCAAAGGGCGAGGTGCAATATAAGACAAAGGAGGATACGGTGAATGTGTTTATCCCGACAACGCCGAACCCGACCTCCGGGTTTTATTTTGCGGTTCCGGAGCGAGAGATCATAGAGCTCGACATGAGTGTAGAGGATGCGTTTAAGCTCGTCATATCCGGAGGCATGGTGGTGCCGCCCTACGACCCTCTTCATCCGCCGGTAAGAAAGAAGGCCGACGATGACGATGATGACGATGATGAGGAAAAGGGCAATGCCGCTGCCGACACCGTAAAGAAGGATAAGTAA